Proteins from a single region of Eretmochelys imbricata isolate rEreImb1 chromosome 20, rEreImb1.hap1, whole genome shotgun sequence:
- the STAC3 gene encoding SH3 and cysteine-rich domain-containing protein 3: MIVLNNKFGLRCKNCKTSIHQHCQSYVEMQRCFGKIPPGFRRAYSSPLYSNQQSDSAAANRSDPVFETLRTGVIMANKERKKGQDDKKNPLATMMDEDSEPGKHELGKLEAGNPEGDKKAEKSTPDDKKPQPGFLQTHYFVALYRFKALEKDDLDFHPGEKITVVDDSNEEWWRGKISEKIGYFPPNFIVRVRAGERVHKVTRSFVGNKEIGQITLKKDQIVVQKGEEVNGYVKVYTGRKMGLFPVDFLEEI, encoded by the exons ATGATTGTCc tgaaCAACAAGTTTGGCCTGAGATGCAAGAACTGCAAAACCAGCATCCACCAGCACTGCCAGTCCTACGTGGAGATGCAGCGCTGCTTCGGGAAGATC CCCCCCGGGTTCCGCCGGGCGTACAGCTCCCCCCTCTACAGCAACCAGCA GTCTGACTCAGCGGCAGCCAATCGCAGCGACCCCGTGTTCGAGACCCTCCGGACGGGCGTCATCATGGCCAACAAGGAGCGAAAGAAAGGGCAGGACGATAAGAAGAAT CCCTTGGCCACCATGATGGACGAGGATTCGGAGCCTGGGAAGCACGAACTGGGCAAACTCGAGGCAG GCAACCCAGAAGGGGACAAGAAGGCAGAGAAAAGCACCCCCGACGACAAG AAGCCCCAGCCCGGCTTCCTGCAGACTCATTACTTCGTGGCGCTTTATCGCTTCAAAGCCCTGGAGAAGGACGACCTGGATTTCCA CCCGGGGGAGAAGATCACGGTGGTGGATGACTCCAACGAGGAGTGGTGGCGG gggaagatcAGTGAGAAAATTGGCTACTTCCCCCCGAACTTCATCGTCCGGGTGCGAGCGGGCGAGCGGGTTCACAAGGTCACCAGGTCCTTCGTGGGTAACAAGGAGATCGGGCAGATCACGCTGAAGAAGGATCAG aTCGTGGTGCAGAAGGGGGAGGAAGTGAACGGGTACGTCAAGGTCTACACCGGCCGCAAGATGGGGCTCTTCCCCGTCGACTTCCTGGAGGAGATCTGA